Proteins encoded by one window of Mycolicibacterium sp. ND9-15:
- a CDS encoding acyl-CoA dehydrogenase family protein — translation MDFTLPDHLPGLLAEMDAFIEAEIKPLERENIQYFDKRREHARTDWDNDGVPRREWEDLLDEMRRRADAAGWLRYGLPSRFGGRDGSNIDMAVIREHLAHKGLGLHNDLQNESSIVGNFPQVIMMDRFGTETQKAEWTDALITGKRSMAFGLTEPNHGSDATWMETTAVRDGDEWVINGAKRFNTGVHRATHDLVFARTSGDPGQARGITAFLVPTEAPGFTVPYYWWSFNMPTDHGEVELKDVRVPAGAVLGEVDRGLEVGQTFLHENRIRQAASSLGAAQYCIDRAVQYARDRKVFGKPLAVNQAVQWPLVELQTEAQMVRLLVYYAATELDRNHHMEVSDKVSMANYRANRLVCEAADRAMQVFGGVGYSRHEPFEHIYRHHRRYRITEGAEEIQIRRVAQRLFGFGKR, via the coding sequence GTGGATTTCACCCTTCCCGACCATCTGCCCGGACTGCTCGCCGAGATGGACGCGTTCATCGAAGCCGAGATCAAACCGCTGGAACGCGAGAACATCCAGTACTTCGACAAGCGCCGTGAACATGCCCGCACCGATTGGGACAACGACGGTGTGCCGCGCCGGGAATGGGAGGACCTACTCGACGAGATGCGTAGGCGCGCGGACGCGGCGGGATGGCTGCGCTACGGGTTGCCGTCGCGGTTCGGCGGGCGAGACGGCAGCAACATCGACATGGCGGTCATCCGCGAGCATCTCGCGCATAAGGGCCTCGGACTGCACAACGACCTGCAGAACGAGTCGTCGATCGTCGGCAACTTCCCCCAGGTCATCATGATGGACCGGTTCGGCACCGAGACGCAGAAGGCCGAGTGGACCGACGCACTGATCACCGGAAAGCGGTCGATGGCGTTCGGCCTGACCGAACCTAACCACGGATCCGACGCCACCTGGATGGAGACCACCGCGGTACGCGACGGTGACGAATGGGTCATCAACGGCGCCAAGCGATTCAACACCGGTGTGCACCGCGCCACTCATGACCTGGTGTTCGCCCGGACCTCCGGTGACCCCGGACAGGCACGCGGCATCACCGCGTTCCTGGTGCCCACGGAAGCTCCCGGGTTCACGGTGCCGTACTACTGGTGGTCGTTCAACATGCCGACCGACCACGGCGAGGTCGAACTCAAGGACGTCCGGGTGCCCGCCGGCGCGGTCCTGGGCGAGGTGGACCGCGGCCTCGAGGTGGGCCAGACATTCCTGCACGAGAACAGGATCCGCCAGGCCGCCAGCAGCCTCGGCGCCGCGCAGTACTGCATCGACCGCGCCGTGCAGTACGCAAGAGACCGCAAGGTCTTCGGCAAGCCGCTGGCGGTGAACCAAGCGGTGCAGTGGCCACTGGTCGAGTTGCAGACCGAGGCCCAGATGGTGCGGCTGCTGGTGTACTACGCGGCCACGGAGTTGGACCGCAACCACCATATGGAGGTCTCGGACAAGGTGTCGATGGCCAACTACCGCGCCAATCGGTTGGTGTGTGAGGCCGCCGACCGCGCGATGCAGGTGTTCGGCGGCGTCGGCTACAGCAGGCATGAACCGTTCGAACACATCTACCGGCATCACCGCCGCTACCGGATCACCGAGGGGGCCGAGGAGATCCAGATCCGGCGCGTGGCGCAGCGCCTGTTCGGGTTCGGCAAGCGTTGA
- a CDS encoding hydroxymethylglutaryl-CoA lyase, whose product MSELPEHVRIRDVSLRDGLQIEEPIPLSAKLELLAAVAATGVQEMEATAFVSPSKVPALADAAELAAHLQEFRDSRGIEFSALVASPNGAKRAIAAGLSSIEYVVSAADGHSRANVGRTSAEATALIGEIVAIAHDSGATVEVIVATAWDCPFDGPTPHQRVVDVITAALEGDVDRLAIADTIGTTTPRRVTQTVAALRPLIGEIPLGAHFHNTRGAGLASAYAAVGAGVARLDASVGGLGGCPFAPGASGNIATEDLVYLLRDSGIGVDVDLSAAIEAAGVAQRLVAHDLPSSLLRAGDRILGE is encoded by the coding sequence GTGAGCGAATTACCGGAACACGTACGCATCCGCGATGTCTCGCTGCGCGACGGGCTGCAGATCGAGGAGCCGATCCCGTTGTCGGCCAAGCTCGAACTGCTCGCCGCCGTCGCCGCCACCGGGGTGCAGGAGATGGAGGCGACGGCGTTCGTGTCGCCCTCGAAGGTGCCCGCACTGGCCGACGCCGCCGAACTGGCCGCGCACCTGCAGGAGTTTCGCGACTCACGCGGCATCGAGTTCTCGGCGCTGGTGGCCAGCCCGAACGGCGCCAAACGCGCGATTGCGGCGGGGTTGTCGTCGATCGAGTACGTGGTCTCGGCCGCCGACGGGCACAGCCGCGCGAACGTGGGCCGCACCTCCGCCGAGGCGACGGCGCTGATCGGCGAGATCGTCGCGATCGCGCATGACAGCGGCGCGACCGTCGAGGTGATCGTCGCGACCGCATGGGATTGCCCGTTCGACGGTCCGACGCCGCATCAGCGGGTGGTCGACGTGATCACCGCGGCACTGGAGGGCGATGTCGACCGGCTGGCGATCGCCGACACCATCGGCACCACCACCCCGCGGCGGGTGACGCAAACCGTTGCGGCGCTGCGGCCGCTGATCGGCGAGATCCCTTTGGGTGCGCACTTCCACAACACCCGGGGCGCCGGACTGGCCAGCGCCTATGCGGCGGTCGGTGCGGGCGTCGCCCGGCTGGACGCGTCGGTGGGCGGCCTCGGCGGCTGCCCATTCGCGCCAGGTGCGAGCGGCAACATTGCCACCGAGGACTTGGTTTACCTGTTGCGTGACAGCGGGATTGGTGTCGACGTCGACCTCAGTGCTGCGATCGAGGCGGCCGGTGTGGCGCAACGCCTGGTCGCACACGACCTCCCGAGTTCGCTGTTGCGCGCCGGCGACCGGATTCTCGGCGAGTAG
- a CDS encoding homogentisate 1,2-dioxygenase, producing MESFVHLRKGRTPKRLHADLDGLKDDELGRGGFVGRTANIYRRHDPTSYRASGPLRPVDVMTSELKPGDATDAAGTPLLLFSNADCRISLSRRSEEMPFFVRYVDGDLLSFVHRGAGHFETEFGPLRYREGDWVYVPKATTWRQLPDSETTLLMIEATDEFRVPPPGPLGRHFPFDPSQVTVPEPQPIDDDGRAEYEVRLVHDGGPTSLFYQHNPMDVEGWRGDNFPFTFNIADYNVIASESVHLPPTVHLFMQATGVAVMNFLPRPAETVPGTERPPWYHRNVDYDEVSFFHGGDLFGIPMPPGLVSHAPQGVHHGAPEKARERARRKFDEQDRVGWYVISIDTTKRLTPSAEVLAHDLAQHS from the coding sequence ATGGAATCGTTTGTTCACCTGCGCAAGGGCCGCACACCCAAACGGCTGCACGCCGACCTGGACGGATTGAAGGACGACGAACTCGGGCGCGGCGGGTTCGTGGGCCGCACCGCGAACATCTACCGCCGCCACGACCCCACGTCGTACCGGGCCTCGGGGCCGCTGCGCCCGGTCGACGTGATGACCAGCGAGCTCAAACCCGGCGATGCGACCGACGCCGCCGGCACGCCGCTGCTGCTGTTCAGCAACGCGGACTGCCGGATCTCGCTGAGCCGGCGCAGCGAGGAGATGCCGTTCTTCGTGCGGTACGTCGACGGGGATCTCCTGTCGTTCGTGCACCGGGGTGCGGGCCATTTTGAGACGGAGTTCGGCCCCCTGCGCTACCGCGAGGGCGACTGGGTCTACGTGCCGAAGGCGACGACGTGGCGGCAGCTACCCGACAGCGAGACCACGCTGCTGATGATCGAGGCCACCGACGAGTTCAGGGTCCCTCCCCCGGGCCCGCTCGGCAGGCATTTCCCGTTCGACCCGTCGCAGGTCACCGTGCCGGAACCGCAACCGATCGACGACGATGGTCGAGCCGAGTACGAAGTCCGGCTGGTCCATGACGGCGGGCCGACATCGCTGTTCTACCAACACAATCCGATGGATGTCGAAGGCTGGCGGGGTGACAACTTCCCGTTCACCTTCAATATCGCCGACTACAACGTCATCGCCAGCGAGAGTGTCCATCTGCCGCCGACCGTGCACCTGTTCATGCAGGCGACGGGCGTGGCGGTGATGAACTTCCTGCCCCGGCCCGCCGAAACCGTGCCCGGCACCGAGCGGCCACCGTGGTATCACCGCAACGTCGACTACGACGAGGTCTCGTTCTTCCACGGCGGCGACCTGTTCGGCATCCCGATGCCGCCGGGTCTGGTCAGCCATGCCCCGCAGGGCGTGCATCATGGCGCGCCCGAGAAGGCCCGCGAACGGGCGCGGCGCAAGTTCGACGAACAGGACCGCGTCGGTTGGTACGTCATCTCGATCGACACCACCAAACGGCTGACGCCGTCGGCCGAGGTATTGGCACACGACCTGGCGCAGCACTCATGA
- a CDS encoding alpha/beta hydrolase, with the protein MTTAVKHEYDRIPYLVAYQNKSGVRDVYGGVAELVVLESHLLRPKDKPSDTVLVFMHPIGGGAYLPMINALARAGHHVIYCNSRFRGTDSALLMEKVVEDLGECIKDAKNRLGYSKVVLAGWSGGGSLSVFYQQQAQHPTVTASPSGDGPDLTKLGLIPADGLMLLAAHISRHGTMTEWLDASILDESDPTKRNPELDLYNPDNPNQPPYTQEFLDRYRQAQIDRNRRITKWVKEKLAKLAADGRPDDEFAFVVHGTMADPRWLDPAVDPNERAPGTCYLGDPAVVNNSPVGLARFCTLRSWLSQWSYDDANGDAVQCGPDIAVPTLVIGNLADDACTPSHTHRLFGAIGHDDKEMHEIPGANHYYAGADQRDKLREAVDVVTDWLHRHGFSL; encoded by the coding sequence ATGACCACCGCAGTCAAACACGAATACGACCGAATCCCGTATCTGGTTGCCTACCAGAACAAGTCGGGGGTTCGGGATGTATACGGCGGCGTCGCGGAACTGGTCGTGCTGGAAAGCCACCTGCTACGACCGAAGGACAAGCCCTCGGATACCGTGCTGGTGTTCATGCACCCGATCGGCGGGGGTGCTTATCTGCCGATGATCAACGCGCTGGCGCGCGCGGGTCATCACGTCATCTACTGCAACAGCCGCTTTCGCGGCACCGACTCCGCGCTGCTGATGGAGAAGGTCGTCGAGGATCTCGGCGAGTGCATCAAGGACGCCAAGAACCGGTTGGGCTACTCGAAGGTGGTGCTGGCCGGCTGGAGCGGCGGCGGTTCGCTGTCGGTCTTTTACCAGCAGCAGGCGCAGCACCCGACGGTCACCGCCAGCCCCTCGGGCGACGGCCCCGACCTGACCAAGCTCGGCCTGATTCCCGCCGACGGGCTGATGCTGCTGGCCGCCCACATCAGCCGCCACGGCACCATGACCGAGTGGCTCGACGCGTCGATCCTCGACGAGTCGGACCCGACCAAGCGCAATCCGGAACTGGATCTCTACAACCCGGACAACCCCAATCAGCCGCCCTATACCCAAGAGTTCCTCGACCGCTATCGGCAGGCTCAGATCGACCGCAACCGCCGAATCACCAAGTGGGTCAAGGAGAAACTCGCGAAGCTTGCCGCTGACGGCCGGCCCGATGACGAGTTCGCCTTCGTCGTGCACGGCACGATGGCCGACCCGCGATGGCTGGATCCCGCCGTCGACCCGAACGAGCGTGCCCCGGGCACCTGCTATCTCGGTGATCCTGCGGTGGTGAACAACAGCCCCGTCGGGCTGGCCCGGTTCTGCACCCTGCGCAGCTGGCTGTCGCAATGGAGCTACGACGACGCCAACGGCGACGCGGTGCAGTGCGGACCGGACATCGCGGTGCCGACGCTGGTGATCGGCAACCTCGCCGACGACGCCTGCACACCGAGTCATACCCACAGGCTCTTCGGGGCGATCGGGCATGATGACAAGGAGATGCACGAGATTCCGGGCGCGAACCACTACTACGCGGGCGCCGACCAGCGCGACAAGCTGCGCGAGGCGGTCGATGTCGTCACCGACTGGCTGCACAGGCACGGCTTCTCGCTATGA
- a CDS encoding nitroreductase/quinone reductase family protein: protein MAEDLRDRVTKLFQKNVANRLTKVLPFQTLLETTGRKSGQPRRTPLGGRRVGNEFWFVSEFGENSHYVKNIRANPAVRVRLNGKWHKGVAHLVPDDDPHERLRSLPQFNSFGVRTFGTNLLTIRVDLED, encoded by the coding sequence ATGGCCGAGGACTTACGCGACCGAGTCACCAAGCTGTTTCAGAAGAACGTCGCGAACCGGTTGACCAAAGTCCTGCCGTTCCAGACGCTGCTGGAAACGACGGGACGGAAGTCGGGTCAGCCGCGCCGCACCCCGCTGGGCGGACGCCGCGTCGGGAACGAGTTCTGGTTCGTCTCCGAGTTCGGCGAGAACTCGCACTACGTGAAGAACATCCGCGCCAATCCCGCCGTGCGAGTGAGGCTGAACGGCAAGTGGCACAAGGGCGTTGCGCATCTGGTGCCCGACGACGACCCCCATGAACGGCTGCGTTCGCTCCCGCAGTTCAACAGCTTCGGCGTGCGGACCTTCGGCACGAACCTACTGACCATCAGAGTCGATCTCGAGGATTGA
- a CDS encoding CaiB/BaiF CoA transferase family protein, whose protein sequence is MSVTGPLDGIRVIEVGTLISGPFAGRLLGDMGAEVIKIEPPGAPDPLRTWGQAELDGHHFFWTVHARNKKAVTLNLRTEAGRALFLELVERSDIIVENFRPGTMEKWNLGYSVLRERNRGIILVRVSGYGQTGPEAHKAGYASVAEAASGLRHMNGFPGGPPPRLALSLGDSLAGMFAAQGALAALYRRSVTGDGQVVDAALTESCLAVQESTIPDYDVGGVVRGPSGTRLEGIAPSNIYRSADGSWVVIAANQDTVFRRLCEAMGRPELATDDRFANHVARGRNQDELDKIIADWAAERQPADIIETLSAAGVIAGPINTVAEVVEDPQLRARGMLVEHHDQRIGRPVLGPGVVPVLSETPGTVRYAGPATPGQHNDEIYRGLLGKSATELEALNAEGVL, encoded by the coding sequence ATGAGCGTGACCGGTCCGCTGGACGGCATCCGCGTCATCGAGGTCGGCACGCTGATCTCCGGGCCGTTCGCCGGACGCCTGCTCGGCGACATGGGCGCCGAGGTGATCAAGATCGAGCCGCCCGGCGCGCCCGACCCGTTACGTACCTGGGGGCAGGCCGAACTCGACGGCCATCACTTCTTCTGGACTGTGCACGCCCGCAACAAGAAAGCGGTGACGCTGAACCTGCGCACCGAGGCGGGGCGGGCACTGTTTCTCGAGCTCGTCGAGCGCTCCGACATCATCGTGGAGAACTTCCGACCGGGCACGATGGAAAAGTGGAACCTCGGCTATAGCGTTCTACGCGAACGCAACCGCGGCATCATCCTGGTTCGCGTCTCCGGGTACGGGCAGACCGGTCCCGAGGCCCACAAGGCCGGCTACGCCTCGGTTGCCGAGGCGGCCAGCGGCCTGCGGCACATGAACGGCTTTCCCGGGGGTCCGCCGCCGCGGCTGGCACTGTCGCTGGGCGACAGCCTGGCGGGCATGTTCGCCGCGCAAGGCGCGTTGGCGGCGCTGTACCGCCGCTCGGTCACCGGGGACGGTCAGGTCGTCGACGCGGCGCTGACCGAATCCTGTTTGGCGGTGCAGGAATCCACCATTCCCGACTACGACGTCGGCGGCGTGGTGCGCGGCCCGTCGGGCACCCGGCTGGAGGGCATCGCGCCGTCGAACATCTACCGCAGCGCCGACGGCAGTTGGGTGGTGATCGCTGCCAACCAGGACACCGTGTTCCGGCGACTGTGCGAGGCGATGGGCCGACCCGAACTCGCCACCGACGACCGGTTCGCCAATCATGTGGCCCGCGGCCGCAACCAGGACGAGCTGGACAAGATCATCGCTGACTGGGCCGCCGAGCGCCAGCCCGCCGACATCATCGAAACCCTCAGCGCGGCGGGAGTGATCGCCGGGCCCATCAACACCGTTGCCGAGGTCGTCGAGGATCCCCAGTTGCGTGCCCGCGGAATGCTGGTCGAGCATCACGACCAACGAATCGGTCGGCCGGTATTGGGTCCCGGCGTCGTGCCGGTGCTCTCGGAGACCCCCGGCACGGTGCGCTACGCCGGACCGGCCACACCCGGCCAGCACAACGACGAGATCTACCGCGGCCTACTCGGTAAGAGCGCCACCGAACTCGAGGCGCTGAATGCGGAGGGAGTGCTGTGA
- a CDS encoding TetR/AcrR family transcriptional regulator, which yields MPAETLSAKGRQTREAIEQAARKLFAERGFHGTTLGDITSAAGKSPAAFYRYFADKEDLLAVLAESFLHEVVAPSGVNLDLPSSPDDEAFFRTAVTGYWNMFKQNIGIMIAVAQLAATQPRFAAVQNEFRRFGMDIVASSVHRAREQGYGVELNPEHTAAAIALLFENFTTVFVGSSGLGVELTDEDAIATLSRIWKKTLYGF from the coding sequence GTGCCCGCCGAGACGCTCAGCGCCAAGGGCCGCCAGACCCGCGAGGCGATCGAGCAGGCTGCCCGGAAGCTGTTCGCCGAGCGTGGTTTTCACGGTACGACGCTGGGCGACATCACGTCCGCGGCAGGCAAGTCGCCTGCCGCGTTCTATCGCTATTTCGCCGACAAGGAAGACCTGTTGGCGGTGCTGGCGGAGTCCTTCCTGCACGAGGTGGTGGCGCCCTCCGGGGTGAACCTCGACCTGCCCAGCTCACCGGATGACGAAGCGTTCTTCCGCACGGCGGTCACCGGTTACTGGAACATGTTCAAGCAGAACATCGGCATCATGATCGCGGTTGCGCAGTTGGCCGCGACACAGCCACGGTTTGCCGCTGTCCAGAACGAGTTCCGGCGGTTCGGTATGGATATCGTCGCCTCATCCGTACACCGTGCGCGGGAACAGGGCTACGGTGTCGAACTGAACCCCGAGCACACCGCCGCGGCCATCGCGCTGTTGTTCGAGAACTTCACCACGGTCTTCGTCGGAAGCTCCGGTCTCGGCGTCGAACTCACCGACGAGGATGCGATCGCGACACTGTCGCGGATCTGGAAGAAGACGCTGTATGGCTTTTAG